The Gemmatimonadota bacterium genome includes the window CCCTATTACGACCGCTATATCCAGCGGAACTTGCCCGATCCCGTCATAGGAGACTGGGCACCCGAATTTGACGGTCCTCAAAAAGGTCTCGACCCCAACGCCTGGCAAATTTGCCTTGACAAACACGACATGCAATGTTCTCGTGCGGCTTATTACGGTATGATCAACTTTATAGACGACCAGATCGGCCGCCTCATTCAATACAGCGGTCTCAACAACTGCCTGACCATCTTCACATCCGACCACGGCGAAATGCTGGGTGACCACAATCTCTTTCGCAAAACCTGGCCATACGAAGCGTCTGCCCGAATTCCATTCCTCATACGCGCCCCCAAAAAATGGGGATATCCCGAAGAAATCACTTGTAAAAGTCCCGTCGGCATTCAGGACATCATGCCCACTATCCTCAATGCGGCCAACATCGACATCCCCGATACCTGCACGGGCAAAAGCCTTCTGCCCGTCATGCAAGGCGACACTGATCGCGTGCGGGAATTTCTACACGGAGAACACGCTGGCTGTTATGACTACAACCACGGCAACCACTATATCACAGACGGACACCACAAATACATCTGGTATTCTCAAACGGGTGAAGAACACCTTTTCAACCTGGATGAAGACCCCAATGAAATACGCGATATCACGCGCAATCCCAACTCTGAAATACAACCCTGGCGAAATCGTCTCATCGAATTCCTCAAAAACCGTCCAGAAGGTTTTACCGATGGCACGCGCTTAATCCCCGGCCAGCCCCACGAAGAACTCCTGCCGGGCTACACGCCCGAAGCGACCTACCCGTATTTGTGAGGAATCACCAACCTTTCATCCCAACCGCCCGACACAACGGGCGGTTTTTTTGTGTCTTTTAAGGCAACTTCTGTGCATCTTAACGGTTAAAATAAAAGTACTCTGTTCCCCCACCCGAGGAGACCCCAAATGATATTGCGAATGCTATTAATTCTCATATTCGTCACACCAACAGATGTAGTATGGGCAAATATCGATTCTTTGCTCGTTGCCGCTTCAGATACAACGCGTGCGTTTGATGAACGCGAGTCGCTGTTAAAAGAGGCTACAAAAAGCGACCCAGCGGGACGCGCGGCCCACGCGCTGGGTGAATTATATATGTTGCAGGGCAAAAGTCATGTACACAGTGCAGAGCGATGGTTGAAAAGGGCGATGCAAAAACAGCCGAATAATGGGAATATTTTGACCTCACTGGCCGAGTATTACTGGCGCATTGGGCGGCGAACAACCGCAATCGTATATGCCAAGCGGGGTATTGAACGCGATCCCGACAATGTGGGACCATTGTATTGGGCGGCGCGCTTTGAAATGTGGAATATGACGCGGTATCTCGATGGCGAACGCAGAATTGTGAATTATGGTTCGGATTTCAATAGATACAGGAGAACGGTCAGAACATTGAGTTTGGAAAATTACGGCATTGAGGCGCGCGATGCGGCCATTGGATATTTGACGCGTGCAATTGCCAAACATCCCGACCACTGGCCCTCGCATCACTTATTGGGGCTGGTCTATTACGAAGGCCGAATGGCGCGTGAATTGATTCCCCTATTTGAAAATTATGTGCAGCGGCATCCCGACAATGCCCATGCACATTTTTTTGTCGGATTGGGGTATCAAGCTGAGGACCGGTTGCAGGATGCGTATGCGGCTTATACCAGGGGACTTGCACGCATGTCAGAAGAAGAACAACGCTTTATGATGGGCGTGTTCATGCTCGCCGATCCCGACTCAACTGCGCCAGACCGCGCGGCGATTCGCAAATTCTGGACGGGTCGCGATCCATTATTTTTGACCGAATACAACGAGCGATTACTCGAACATTGTCGGCGCGTGGCCTATGCCAATTTGCGATTTGGCGACCCCCTCAAAGGCATTCCCGGATGGACAACG containing:
- a CDS encoding sulfatase-like hydrolase/transferase is translated as PYYDRYIQRNLPDPVIGDWAPEFDGPQKGLDPNAWQICLDKHDMQCSRAAYYGMINFIDDQIGRLIQYSGLNNCLTIFTSDHGEMLGDHNLFRKTWPYEASARIPFLIRAPKKWGYPEEITCKSPVGIQDIMPTILNAANIDIPDTCTGKSLLPVMQGDTDRVREFLHGEHAGCYDYNHGNHYITDGHHKYIWYSQTGEEHLFNLDEDPNEIRDITRNPNSEIQPWRNRLIEFLKNRPEGFTDGTRLIPGQPHEELLPGYTPEATYPYL